A region from the Desulfuribacillus alkaliarsenatis genome encodes:
- a CDS encoding ABC transporter permease, with protein MNNDNENQTQSNSTSAEVGEKSSPTILYFFRRKWLKIWRGNPPGGVLLSFGAIIAVIMSIPIIYVVWRSLFAGVDRWMRLLDERIPMLLWNTISLTVAVTICAVIIGVSLAWIVTRTDIPGKKLWQWLLALPLVIPPYVGAVTYIIVFGRSGWARDFWRDTPWLVETFGPYPINIFSFWGVFFVLTMFTYPYVYLIASAALRKMNQNFEEAARSLGMSAWQIFWKVNLPFLRPAIGAGAILVSLYVLSDFGAIAMLRYVTFTAAIYFQRASFDTASASVLSLVLIALTVIILWIESRTRRKNKYYQTSNTYRKPATLKLGKWKPVALIYTSLVFFASVLLPISVLVYWSNIGLRMGALDSRFFGFVLNSLQVSGLAALLCMILAMPIIYLKTRYPSLITSIIDRLCYAGYALPGVIVALGFIFIFNNHIPMLYGTFYVVALAFVVRFLPQAMQSGEASLSLISPRIDEAARSLGYPPWKVMFKVILPNMLPGVLAGGALVFVSSIKELPATLMLRPPGFDTLAVRIYFEASEAIYHLAAPAALLIIIVSIIPLRYMLRKY; from the coding sequence ATGAATAACGATAATGAAAATCAAACACAATCGAATAGTACAAGTGCCGAGGTTGGGGAAAAAAGTTCCCCAACCATTCTCTATTTCTTTAGAAGGAAATGGTTGAAAATATGGAGGGGGAATCCTCCAGGTGGAGTGCTCCTTTCTTTCGGTGCAATTATAGCAGTAATCATGTCAATACCAATCATTTATGTTGTGTGGCGTTCTTTATTTGCAGGCGTTGATAGATGGATGCGTTTACTGGATGAAAGAATTCCGATGCTTTTATGGAATACAATTTCACTTACAGTTGCAGTAACGATTTGTGCAGTAATTATTGGCGTTTCACTTGCATGGATTGTCACGCGCACAGATATCCCTGGGAAAAAGCTCTGGCAATGGTTATTAGCTTTACCACTTGTTATACCACCATATGTTGGAGCAGTAACATATATTATTGTCTTTGGTAGAAGTGGCTGGGCACGTGATTTTTGGCGCGATACACCATGGTTAGTTGAAACCTTTGGGCCTTATCCGATAAACATTTTTTCATTCTGGGGAGTTTTTTTTGTTTTAACGATGTTTACGTACCCCTATGTATATTTAATAGCAAGTGCTGCACTAAGAAAGATGAATCAGAATTTTGAAGAAGCCGCCCGCTCCTTAGGGATGAGCGCATGGCAGATATTTTGGAAGGTAAATCTACCGTTCCTTCGTCCTGCTATCGGTGCTGGTGCAATACTAGTGTCGCTCTACGTGCTATCTGATTTTGGTGCTATTGCTATGCTGCGTTATGTGACGTTTACGGCAGCTATTTATTTCCAAAGAGCTAGCTTTGATACTGCATCAGCATCTGTATTGAGCTTAGTTTTAATAGCGTTAACAGTTATTATTCTATGGATTGAATCTCGTACTCGTAGGAAGAATAAATACTACCAAACGTCAAATACCTATCGAAAACCAGCAACCTTAAAGCTTGGCAAGTGGAAGCCAGTTGCACTTATTTATACTAGTTTGGTATTTTTTGCTTCCGTATTGTTACCAATTAGTGTTCTGGTATATTGGTCAAATATAGGGTTGCGTATGGGCGCTCTTGATAGTCGTTTCTTCGGTTTTGTTCTCAATAGTTTACAGGTATCTGGTTTAGCAGCATTATTATGTATGATATTAGCTATGCCAATTATCTATTTAAAAACGCGCTATCCATCTTTAATCACAAGTATAATAGATAGATTATGCTATGCTGGCTATGCCCTTCCAGGAGTAATCGTTGCCTTAGGATTTATATTTATTTTTAATAATCATATACCGATGCTTTATGGAACATTTTATGTAGTGGCGCTTGCCTTTGTAGTTAGATTTTTACCGCAAGCAATGCAGTCTGGTGAAGCTTCATTAAGTCTGATATCACCAAGAATTGATGAAGCAGCACGAAGTCTTGGTTATCCACCTTGGAAGGTAATGTTTAAGGTAATACTGCCGAATATGTTGCCAGGGGTATTAGCGGGTGGTGCATTGGTGTTTGTAAGTTCAATAAAGGAGCTTCCAGCAACATTGATGTTACGTCCGCCGGGATTTGACACACTAGCTGTGCGAATTTACTTTGAGGCATCTGAGGCAATCTATCATTTAGCAGCACCAGCGGCATTGTTAATTATAATAGTATCAATAATTCCATTGCGTTATATGCTACGCAAATACTAG